Genomic window (Oryza sativa Japonica Group chromosome 3, ASM3414082v1):
TCCCCTTCTGCTCaacctaaaatttatatttttccaTGCAGGGTCCAACCGCTCCGGTTTTAAGCCGGTTCAACAGAAAACCGGCCGGTTCAGCAGATTTATACTGGTTTATATACATTGACAGTCTTTTCTGCAAACAGAACCGTGGCACTGGTTCCGGTTTTTTCTGGTTGAACCGCCGGGCCGGTCCGGTTTTTTTACTATGCCTCAAATGCTCAGGATGACGGTGGCAACGACATATGATGGACAACAGCACTACCAACCCCTCCTGAGAGTGCCTATGGAAGAGGATTACCATCTGGTTGGCAAGATAACCAGAAGGTCTGGAAATCGCTATGGAAGATTGTGGCTCCGGGGAAAATGAAGATCAACCTTTGGCGAGCGGTACATGACTGCCTCCCTACCGGTTTCCAACTAAGAAAGCGCCATATCAAAGCTCTTGATGGATGCTTTTTCTGTGGTAGGGATGATCAAGTGGAGCATATCTTTATCCAATGCCACTTTGCTGTTGCTGTCTGGCAGGATGTTAAAGAGAAGTATGGAATGAAACTCTGCAGGAGAGAGCTGGGGAATATGAGGcaaatttttttgaacgactcgcacgagacggtgcgaagttctattgatagagcaggaaagaATTACAAGATTATAACCCTGGAGGGTCATAaccaggaaaaaagaaaaaatatacccCCCCACACACCGACAGCACCAACACACACGACCAGGAggaggctagcaccggaccggccgccgctaagcgtgaccggccgccgctaaaccaacaaaggaacacagacgagatcgcccTACAGCTAGGGGgtgccaaaacgacgtcttcaagaagaaaAGCGACGAAAaaaccgtcgccgccgtccgtccgggctcaaaggagccaggactgggctttcgcccggcaaccGCCCTTGAGAGGTGAGACAGCATGACAATGCCCTCAGGAGGAAGAATTAACCATCGTTGTCGGCCCGGCAAGGCCGGACTGGGTTTTCACCTACCGCACACCACCTGCAAATCCACGgctgacgcaccgatgctccaccaccacacaacctctaccgacatgtgggacccccgcaccggcgccccccgccggccagccttcgaGCGCCGAAGATCGTGCCACGCCCACCGGCATCTCCTCCTCGCACCAGGGTCACCTCCTCCTCTGTCGGCCGTGCCTCTCGCACCGaaccggcctcctccaccggacgcgcctctcgcaccgatccggcctccctccattggccgcgcctctcgcgccaagccggcctccatctccgccgcccgcgcctctcgcgccgagccggcctctgCTGCCATCGGCTGTACCTCTCTGCaccaagccggtctccgacccctcctccgTACTCTCCCGCACCGGCCAGATGCAGCCGTCTGCTACGTCCTCGGCTAGCCGACCGAGGCcacctcccaccaccaccacggccgcTGCTGCCAACGGCCACCTCGCCGCCAGCCAGCCGCAgccccatcgccgtcgtccagcCGCTACTGCAACCGTCGCCACGAGTTCCGCGTCGCTGCCTGCGCCGCGAGAGCCCCAATGCCACAGCCGCCAATGCCGTCGACCAGCCACCGTGCTGTCGCCGCCGACAAGCCGCTGCTGCCACCATCGCTATGAAATCTGCGCCgttgccaccgtcgccgtcgccccgtGCTCCCGCGCTGTTGtcgccgacgacgtcgccgcgagctccgcagtgccgccaccaccgcgagtTTGCTCCGCCACTGCCGTGAGCTTGCCCCgcgtcgccatcctcgccggCCTCCGGGCAAACAGCCTCAACCGCCGCTGGTGATGCTCACACGCGCCCGACCGCGTCGCCCGCGACCTCAGCTGCACCGCCCGCAcaaccgtcgccgccaccgcctcttcCCCGCCGCCAGCATGCCTGCTTCCCCGCCGCCCAGTGTCAGCCCCGCTAGATCCGGCCAAAACAGAGCGGATTTGGGCGGGGGtttctgccgccgccggccctgTACGTCGCCACCACGCAccgccagtcgccgccgccaccactccgcCCCACCACCAAGCGCCGCCCTGCCGGATCCGGCCAGGCGGGCGCGGATCCGGACGGtttgccaccgtcgccgcccggccAGCTCCCCGGGCCGCCGAGCGCGCGCTGAGgcgaagccccgccgccgccgtccccgcggccgcgcggctttgccggcgcccactcaggcggcggcgaggtagagaaggagggggagaggaggaagaagacggcggcggcggcgcctctcgTGTCGCCCGTGGGGAGGGCGACGCGAGAGCCCTTCTTCAAGTCCTTCAGTGGTCGTGGTGCAAAATGAATATGAGGCAATGGATCTTTGATTTTTTGAACAGGGGTACAGATATCCAAAATACAGCCCTCGCTGTTACTATTTGGCACATTGGGAGGCGAGGAACAATGCAAAGAATAACAATGAATCCATTCACCCAAAGCGTGTTGCCCAGAAATTTTTTGCTTATGTCGACATGATTGTTCAACATTGCTACAAAGCACAGGCTGCTCCCAGGGGTGATTCCTCTCCTTCAATTCCACGATGGACTCCCCCACCAGTAGGTACTGTGATGATCAATTGTGACGCTGCTCTGTTTCAATCTTCTTGTCAAATGGGCATTGGGTTCCTCATACGCGACCATGATGGAAGATGTCTACTGGCTCTCAATGAACGAGTCCAGAATGTAACTCAGCCGGAGTTGGCTGAAGCTGTGGCGATCCGGCGCGCCCTGTCACTTGCAAAAGAGGAAGGTTACCAGAAGGTAATCATTAGCTCCGACTGCCTATCGGCCATCCAACGTATCATCTCTCCATTACTGGATCGATCAAGAATTGGCTGCTTGATTAGCGACATTAAGAGGATTGGGGCTGAGTTCTCTGAGTGTACTTTTATGCATGTTAATCGTTTGTGTAATCTTGCAGCACATACACTAGCTCGTCTGTCTGAGCCTGCTGGTAGTAATGTCTATCGTTCTGTCACTCCGGATTGTATCCGTGAGCTTCTCTGTAATGATGCTACTTAATCTATGAAATGACATCGttacctcaaaaaaaaaaaaaccctcctgAGAAGGTGGCAAAGGCGATGAGCTGGTGGAGTCTGAGTATTCGCCCCATGGTCAGACCTGCTTGGTGGATCCATGTGCTGTTACCTCCTCACAGCATCGGTTGCTTTTGGCCGTGACCCGATCCGGCACCTATGCGCCTTGCAACGCCTCTCCGAGCAGGGGGTGACGAGGAGACAATGGGcatcatcttttcgcttatacgtatacttattagctaaaatttaaatttttaactttaattttagagttgattttagagttttttttgtcaaaatttatgttttagcctttgcttttatATTGTTAacaacacgtatataaaagttttattcacatatTACTTTTGGTTTGTAAATAtattgtttcgcttattcccGATGGCTCCGAATATGTGCATTCCTATCGGTAGTTGCAGCCTGCAGGACGATTGTTCATGGTTGCCGGTGTCCGAGGTTTACTTCGTAGGGGCAGCGGGCTCATGTGTCCTTGTTGGCCTACCCATCTCTGCCTTGTGGGGGAAACATTTTAGTTCCGATGATGGTATCTTaaaaattacttcctccgtcttaaaataaataCACTCTTTAAATTAGAAGAATGCATTTTTTATAAGGGAAATAGATATATTGCCGAACATATGGTGCACATGATTACTAGTTTTATTAATACGTGGTAGCCAGGGATGGTAATTGGAAGTGAATTTTTCCTTTATTTAACCTAAACAAATCTTAACCATCCGTTTTAACTTAAGATCTAAGATCTAGTATCTAACTAAAGTTTATATCAATTTtcaccacctctaccaaacaaaaaattaagaCTAAAAATCATATTCTTATCTTAATCTTGTCATCAATTCGTTTGTCTAAACTTCCAATCCGCTTTCCTCCAGTTGCCTAACAATCGGTCAATCTAGTAGCACAAGACATTCCAAAGCCGTGCGCTTCTTCTTGCTGCGGCGCCGCGGTGGAAGAAGACATAGCGAGGGGCCGAGGGCGGGGGCTTCGTCGCCGGTCAATCCTCCACGTCGCCGCGCGGCTCGCGATCCGAACGCCGCCCGCTCGCAGCCTCACATCCTGatccttccccccccccccccaacccgactcttctcaaaaataaaaatatctttTCCTCCCGCTCTTCTgcttgccccccccccccccccgccccgccccgtgcgccgccgccatggcagcCGCGACGACCTCGCTGCTCCTGGAGGCCACCCCGCGCCTCctctcgctgccgccgcggcggcctgtGCAGCCCCGTGGTGGCATCTTCCTcctcaagccgccgccgccgccgcctttccccTCCCGCCGCGGggtggcagtggcggtggcaCCGCCCCTCCGCGCCTCCCACCCGGACACGGCGCGCCGGGTGTCCGTGTCCCCCGCGGCGGTGGAGCCGCCGCCCAAGCCCCGCGCGCTGCTCGACGCGATCAAGAGGTCCCTCCTCGACTCGCTCGCGGCGCTCAAGAAGCCCGCGCTGGCGCTGCTCCTCGCCGGGGCGCTGCTCGCGGCAGCGGGGCCACACCACGGCGCCGCGCTGGCGGCATCGGGCGGCCGCGTCGGCGGGTCGGCGTTCtcgtcgcggtcgtcgtcgccgccgtcgtcctacGGGTacaccgcgccggcgccgagggGCGGGTACTCGGCCGCGCCCTTCTACTCGCCCTCGCCGTTCGTGTCCGTCGGCCCGGCGGTCGGCATCGGGTTCGGGGGATCCAGCTTCTTTTTCGTCCTTATGGGGTTCGCCGCGTTCCTTTACCTCGCCGGGTTCCTCTCCGATTCCTCCGGCGGTAGCGTGCTCACCGAGACGGACAAGACCACCGTTCTCAAGCTGCAGGTTCATCCCGTCCCTCGGTTAACATTTTATTTATCGAAGCAATTTACATTAGCGAGGACCAATTGCTATGATCATTTCTTATGTTAGCAAAGAAGAGATGCAAATGAATTGCTGTTAGATTGGTTAGTTATACAGTATACTTAATCCACTTCTTGATTAGCACGGAGTGACATTGTAATCGAGCATGGCCTGATAGACTGGTCTACCGTGAGGCTTGATTAGAATTGATATTTGAAGCTAGTATTTGGTTGTGAGTTGCTTTCTGAAGTGCTAAATTCTTCTCTTAGGGCTTGTTCGGTTCATACCTTTGCCCACAAAGGGATTAAAGGGGATTTGGAagggatttattccacacctattgtggtGTCGAATTATTCCTCttcaatcccctccaatccttgggattggaggggattgaagaggaatcagtttttttttttttttactttctaaccTATAAGTATGTTCCTAGGTTGGTTTGCTGGGCATGGCCAGATCATTTCAGAAAGAGCTTGATCAGATAGCTGAGAAGGCAGATACTTCTACCCCGGCAGGGCTGAGCTATGTGCTAACTGGTAAAACCAAAGCTATCAGATCATATATGCTGCTTCATTCTACTTCAGAGTAATTTTATGGTGTAGATATTTTGAAATGGCATAGTTCTGTTTCTTTTGGCTCTTATTGCTGTCACTTGATGTCAATATACCGCTTTTATTTTGAGTGCCTTATTTTGAGTGCTATGTTTGAGTAGCAGATGACTGAGTTTATCTACCTTGGTTTGTTCAGAAAGATCATTTTCATATTGGCCGGCAAAGTTTCATCTATAATGGATATCAGGAGGGGGTTTTGGTTTTGGAGAGcaatatgtaaaaataaaaagaaaatggtgGTTTTTTACTAGTTGTGTTTGTTGGCGGTTATACATGCTCCTGAAATAAAATTGTTAGTGATAATGTAGCTATGTAGTCAAAGTGTCCAACCTGCATTACACTGCAATTCATTTTGAATGAAAAATACCAAGATATGATATTATGATATTTTCTTAAGATTTTTTACTATTGCGTTGAAATCATCTGAACTATGgttcttttcttctgttttGCAGAGACAACATTGGCATTACTTCGGCATCCAGATTGCTGCATCTCAGCTTACTCATCAGTATGCATACTTTGTCCTTGAGTTTTTATTTATCACTTACCCTTCACTCTTCCAATGTATTATTACTGAAATCATCTTATTCTTCTATTCATCCTTCAATAGAATGTAATTAAGTTTTACTATCGCTCccagaaaaatgaaaagaaatgtTTGAAATGTTATATGTGTTCTTTATATAATCTATAGGCATAATGTATAACATGCGCGGCCACTATATCATGTAGTAATCATTTGTTGCCAGGTCATATAGATTTGAATTTTGACAAGCTCCTTactgtatatatttttaatatttgttcTAAAGGTTGATGTGAAAAGAAGTATAGATGATGGGGAGAAACGTTTTAATCAACTATCAATTGAGGAAAGAGGCAAATTTGATGAAGAGACACTTGTGAATGTGAACAGCATCAAGAGGCAGAAAGCAGGCAGCCAAAGATCGAGCGGTTTTAGCAACGAGTACATTGtggtatgtttttttctttaggAAAAGGTGATCAGGTGATCAGATCAAGGCGTTCCCTTTTATGTGATACTTGACATCATGCAATGGCCGGTAACATGGGAACTTCATTAGTGATATAGCCCCCATTACTGATGAGTGATTGATATTTTGTATATTTTCACCTAGTAGAATAAAAATAATGGATGGCATTGGAAGATTCTGTCATGATATAGCCCCTATTAGTGATATTGCCTTACCCATACTGTTCTTTACTTCTTTTGTACTTTAATATCAATATTTTGAACTGCTATGAAGCACAAATTGTTGTTACTCAAGAACTTTCATTTATAATGGAGTAGTGATTTATTGGCTAGCAATCTAGCATTAGTAGCAAATTCTTTTTGAGCTACTACGATGATACCATGTAGGATCCCTTTTATCATTTCAATTTACATTTAAAGAACACTATAATTCCAGTCATATAGCACTATTCTGGTGTTCCTGGGGTTTTCATGTTCTAATTCCAGCATTTGTAGGTTTGATCGATAAAATGTTTCTGATTACCTGTGTTGCTAgcaatcatcatgcaatatcttATATGCTTTTGCTTCTTATCCGTAGATAACCATATTGGTTGCTGCTGAGGGTGTACATAAGCTACCCAGTATAAATGGCAGCGGTGACTTGAAGACAGCTCTACAGAAGCTTGGTGCCATACCATCAAGAAAAATACTGGTACCCTGCTTGTTCCTTTGATGTTCTTATTCTTCTGTTCATGGCATTCCAATTTCAttgaaataaaacataaatataagcagCGATCTGCTGACACTACAAACTTGTTCCACATTGACGTAATGGGCTGAGTTCAATAAAGCTTTTATTATCGAAAAGGAAAAATCTTGTTCCACTTCAGTATGCAATATATTTATCTAGTACATTAACCTTGAAGAACGCTGGTAGACTGAAACTCTGCAAATGGAAGTTGCAGCAAATCTTTATCTCGTTGTAATGAACATTCAATGAGCATTATGATTAAAAAACCGGTTGATTAACTGATTATCTACCTCTGTTGATATGATTACGTTGTAATATTGACGTttcttatttttattctcttgtTTTTCTCTGCAGGCAGTTGAGGTACTATGGACTCCACAAAATGAGAATGACACATTGTCAGAACGAGAGCTGCTCGAAGATTACCCGCTTTTAAGACCCCTATGAAGGATGCATTTTAGATTCATTTTTGCCGTATTTCAGCTTATTAACTATAGCTCAGGTTGTGTTGTAAAGATAGGTAACGTAAAAAAAATTGGCCTACATCATTCTCGCAACACAATTGTACGGTAGTCTTTCCTGACAGTCTTTGTAAATAGAATGCCGACACATAGTTGAATACCAATTCTGCTCGGTGCATCCGCCTTCATGGATATGGTACTTGAATCTGTCACGCaatgttgcatttttttttttctgctgtgGGAAGACAAGTGATCTCGTGATGTTTTGTTTCTAACCCTTGCGATGTTTCAGTTCAGACACATGCGTTGCTCGATCCATATATTTTACGCATCACACAAATCTCAGCAATATTCAGAAAACCGCAGCTCTTGCAACTGTGGGAACAGGAGGAACTAGAAAGATGTCTATAAAATCCAGTTGCACAGCATTCACGAACATGAAACAGTTAAACAGATAAATAACACAAATAAAAGAGGAAGTAAATTTGCAACAAAGTTCTCAGATCCCAGTACTTGTGATTACATAGCAATTGTACTCGGAAACCTAAGGTTCACACCCATATGGCAGATACAACTCAGGCTGCTACAGTTGCAGCTTCTGATGTTGCAGCTTCCGGTGGACTGTCGGTGTATGCACGCCTGGCATACTCCCTAGCACCCTCTTTATCAACAATCTTGATTATGAAGTTTTGAGGAGCAACGACCAACCTGAGCCGAATTTCTTTAATGCACTTGTCAACAAGATCAACAGCTTCCTCGACTGACATGTCTGGACGATATAACTTGTCCATCAGCGAGAGACAGAAGTAGGAGCCATACCCAAAGGCACCCTTTTCGATCTTATGGAATGTTGCGATGTAGTCAATGTAATACAAAGAGGCACCAACATCCGAATCATATCCAGCAAGCAACACGTTGACATAGTACGGATTCTGCAAGGAACGAAACGTGAAACATAGCTTCAGAGTCTCAGGGAAGGAACATATAGGGCAAAGGAAAACAAGAAATAAGTTTATATACCACATTCAAGCATTGTAAATTTTTATCAATACTTCTTTAGACAAAAAGCAAAGCAAGGTATACGAAAAAGAGTTAACTTAAGTATCGATAGCACAAAAATCTGAGAAGTACATATAAACATGCCAACAAATATTTCTTTGTAAAAGTTCCCAATCAAATTAATGCTAAAAACActgaaaaaatatgtaattacactacttTGGGAAAATTTAATAACAGGCTTCTAGAGAACATTTGTTGATTATAGTTGAAGGTTGAAACATCCCATATAGTGTATGACAGACTCATTTAGCTTGCATCAAGTGGGCACAGCTCCTATGAGTACCCAATGATTTTCCACTTAAAATCTAACATTGATTTATGTCCAGCATCTAATATTTTTCCACAATAATTTAAGTTTATTATAATGTTTAGTTTGCTGCAAGCCCGCAATACACCTCAGCAGAGTTGCTCTCAGGCTCTTTGCAATTCAACTATTAAATTTCATAGGGTCCTAACTTGACTTGTATGAATGAGTATCGATTTGTAGCAATAGATGAAGATTATTATATTGATTCATTTCATGTTGTTCAAGCTTCAAACAAATGGTAACAACAAATTGTACATTCTCTATTTAGTGACGATAGTGGCAAAGTGGCCTCTAGATATCACTACTGAGGAAAAGAAAACATGGTAGCCATTTGATCAAAACGGATGCAGATTTCAACAGCAAGTAACCAAGCACCCTTCCAGGAGTCAAGAGGAGCCACACCACTAGAGGTATAGCCTGATCTTAGCTCAAACAACTAGCAACACGTAACAACAGATAAAAACTGTCCATGTAATTTTATTGTGCAAAACAAAACCAACAAGGTTATTCAGTTAGTAAGCATAACCCACCATATGAGTCTGCAAAAATTTCCCAATCACAACCACAAGACCACTCCATATGCATGATAACACCAAAGTACCAAATGCACAGACATGAACAGTATATCATATAATCTAGATCCGCACAAGCATACCGAATAGAACCATAAAACGCCACAATCGGTAAATAGCTGATCAGACCAACCCCTGGGCGCAATCGACAATAGAACACTGGAAAACGGGGAGAGAAGCCAATCCGGATCGGTACCTTCCGCAGGGCGGTGGCGAGCTCGCCGCGGGTGAaattggcggtggcggcggtgctgaGCGGGATGTTGTTGCGGAACTGATACAGGTGGAGATTCTTCTGGATGAACTCGGTGAACTGCACCCTGCGAACACACGAAGCACACCAACCGCAATAAGGACCAAAAACCCATCCCCTTCCATAACCAAACCAGATCGGGGGACCAGATCGCTGCAATTCCAAACCCTAAAAAACAAAACCGGCGGACGGATCGAACGCGAGGATCGAGAGGaggggggggcggcggcggggtcttACCGGTCGCCGGGCTCTCCGGACGCGCCCATCAGCTTGTGGCTGTCGAGCACCATCACCTTGTCCTCGTCGGTCTTGTGGACCAGGATGCTCTGCACCGCCGATGTGTCGGCGGCCACCACCGCGAAGTCGCGGCCGACGACCCCGATAACGCactccatcaccgccgccgccgccgctgccgccgattCGTCTGGGAAGTGGAGCCTGGAGGGAGGAGGTTGCGAACTCGCCGATGTGAGAAGAAACGGgagcgagaggggaggagagagaagaggtgtATAAAGGAGTTGAGTTCGCTTCGTCTTCGGGTGCAAGAAAGAATCGGGGTGAGGAGGGCGGAAGAGCAGTTTGGGTTTTAGTGGGCCGGTCCGTGTTTAGGCCCGGTTTACAGGGCAAAAATTTTTTGCTTTGGGGTGTCT
Coding sequences:
- the LOC4333802 gene encoding FLUCTUATING-LIGHT-ACCLIMATION protein 1, chloroplastic, which translates into the protein MAAATTSLLLEATPRLLSLPPRRPVQPRGGIFLLKPPPPPPFPSRRGVAVAVAPPLRASHPDTARRVSVSPAAVEPPPKPRALLDAIKRSLLDSLAALKKPALALLLAGALLAAAGPHHGAALAASGGRVGGSAFSSRSSSPPSSYGYTAPAPRGGYSAAPFYSPSPFVSVGPAVGIGFGGSSFFFVLMGFAAFLYLAGFLSDSSGGSVLTETDKTTVLKLQVGLLGMARSFQKELDQIAEKADTSTPAGLSYVLTETTLALLRHPDCCISAYSSVDVKRSIDDGEKRFNQLSIEERGKFDEETLVNVNSIKRQKAGSQRSSGFSNEYIVITILVAAEGVHKLPSINGSGDLKTALQKLGAIPSRKILAVEVLWTPQNENDTLSERELLEDYPLLRPL
- the LOC4333803 gene encoding proteasome subunit beta type-2; amino-acid sequence: MECVIGVVGRDFAVVAADTSAVQSILVHKTDEDKVMVLDSHKLMGASGEPGDRVQFTEFIQKNLHLYQFRNNIPLSTAATANFTRGELATALRKNPYYVNVLLAGYDSDVGASLYYIDYIATFHKIEKGAFGYGSYFCLSLMDKLYRPDMSVEEAVDLVDKCIKEIRLRLVVAPQNFIIKIVDKEGAREYARRAYTDSPPEAATSEAATVAA